In Vreelandella piezotolerans, one genomic interval encodes:
- a CDS encoding M24 family metallopeptidase has translation MDYHHYREALATSLAQSELPFSPAEYQARLEKVRHAMAKRELDALLLTAPADINYLTGYHTFEVSVHACLVCTQEKLVLQVASIETGAAVVTARVDEIIGYRWENLNEIIDPLADLLTPCPRIGIDGWSSGLRVGVMNALAQAVGQERFFEAGDLLDAIKIVKSSAELEMLKESARITAAGLETAMAAIHPGMTDNDIAAIGAKALLENGSEFMSLQPIVTSGHRIGVIHVNHKRRVIQPNEPVFLEFGAAYQRYTAPMMRTAVTGTPNAALTATQDLCRSMFETLCEAMRPGHSFDAAALAADALLAPRRDELFFSGVFGYAVGAQFPPSWVEGTGYIAKGQARSFETNMVFHLPLCLRVPGQWGVGLSDTVVVTEQGAKPLTNNDWQLYHASNTSMHP, from the coding sequence ATGGATTACCACCACTACCGCGAAGCCCTTGCCACCTCGCTTGCCCAAAGTGAGCTGCCCTTCTCCCCCGCTGAGTATCAAGCGCGCCTTGAGAAGGTGCGCCACGCCATGGCGAAGCGCGAGTTGGATGCGCTGCTGCTCACCGCCCCCGCTGATATTAACTATCTCACTGGTTACCACACCTTTGAGGTGTCGGTGCATGCCTGCTTGGTCTGCACACAGGAAAAGCTCGTTCTTCAAGTGGCCTCGATTGAAACGGGTGCCGCGGTGGTCACCGCCCGCGTTGATGAGATCATTGGCTACCGTTGGGAAAACCTGAATGAAATCATCGACCCGTTGGCCGACCTGTTAACCCCCTGCCCGCGCATTGGCATCGACGGCTGGAGCAGTGGGCTGCGGGTGGGCGTGATGAACGCCCTCGCCCAGGCAGTGGGCCAAGAGCGCTTTTTTGAAGCGGGCGACCTGCTGGATGCCATCAAGATCGTCAAAAGCAGTGCCGAGCTCGAGATGCTTAAAGAGAGTGCGCGCATCACCGCCGCTGGCTTAGAGACGGCGATGGCCGCCATTCACCCCGGCATGACCGATAACGACATTGCCGCCATTGGCGCCAAGGCGCTGCTCGAAAACGGCAGCGAGTTCATGAGCCTACAGCCTATTGTGACCAGCGGGCACCGCATTGGGGTGATTCACGTGAACCATAAGCGCCGCGTGATTCAGCCCAACGAGCCGGTCTTTTTAGAGTTCGGCGCGGCGTATCAACGCTACACCGCACCGATGATGCGCACCGCCGTGACCGGCACGCCTAACGCCGCCCTCACCGCCACCCAAGACCTCTGCCGCTCGATGTTTGAAACACTCTGCGAGGCCATGCGTCCCGGCCACTCCTTCGATGCCGCGGCCCTGGCTGCCGATGCGCTGCTGGCCCCTCGACGCGACGAGCTGTTTTTTTCGGGGGTGTTTGGCTACGCCGTGGGGGCACAGTTTCCACCCAGTTGGGTAGAGGGCACGGGATACATTGCCAAAGGCCAAGCCCGTTCCTTCGAAACCAACATGGTGTTTCATTTACCGCTCTGCCTGCGGGTACCCGGCCAATGGGGCGTTGGCCTGAGCGATACCGTGGTGGTCACCGAGCAGGGTGCCAAGCCGCTCACCAACAACGATTGGCAGCTTTATCACGCCAGCAATACGTCCATGCACCCATAG
- a CDS encoding alkene reductase — MAYETLFTPITLGSLTLPNRVIMAPLTRARTPDSIPGKIQEAYYGQRAGAGLIISEATNISPTARGYVYTPGIWTDEQEAGWKGVVDAVHAKGGRMALQLWHVGRVSHEMVQPNGQQPVAPSALKGEGAQCFVEFEDGTAGQHPTSTPRALETDEIPGIVDDYRQAAIRAKRAGFDMVEVHAANAYLLNQFLATGTNKRTDQYGGSLENRARFPLEVVDAVVEVFGAERVGIRMTPFIELFGLTDDEPEAMAFYMAEQLSKRGLAYLHLNEPNWAGGDITFPAGFREQMRERFSGSLIYCGNYDAEHAEARIKENTTDAVAFGRPYIANPDLPERFRVNAPLTEPNQETFYGGDEKGYTDYPFMDNGYDRMS; from the coding sequence ATGGCGTATGAAACGCTGTTTACCCCCATTACGCTGGGTAGCCTGACACTTCCTAACCGCGTCATCATGGCACCACTGACACGTGCTCGCACGCCGGACAGCATCCCGGGCAAGATCCAAGAGGCGTATTACGGCCAGCGCGCAGGGGCAGGCCTGATCATCAGCGAAGCCACCAACATCTCTCCCACTGCCCGTGGCTACGTGTACACACCCGGCATCTGGACCGACGAGCAGGAAGCCGGGTGGAAAGGCGTCGTGGACGCCGTTCATGCCAAAGGTGGTCGCATGGCGCTGCAGCTGTGGCACGTTGGGCGCGTTTCCCACGAAATGGTGCAGCCCAACGGCCAGCAGCCGGTAGCCCCCAGCGCGCTGAAAGGCGAAGGCGCTCAGTGTTTCGTCGAATTCGAAGATGGCACCGCTGGTCAGCACCCCACCAGCACGCCGCGTGCGCTGGAAACCGACGAGATTCCCGGCATTGTGGATGACTATCGCCAAGCGGCCATCCGCGCCAAGCGCGCCGGGTTCGATATGGTCGAAGTCCACGCCGCCAACGCTTACTTGCTGAACCAGTTCCTGGCCACCGGCACCAATAAGCGCACCGACCAGTACGGCGGTTCGCTGGAAAACCGTGCCCGCTTCCCTCTGGAAGTGGTCGATGCAGTGGTAGAAGTGTTTGGTGCCGAGCGTGTTGGCATTCGCATGACGCCGTTCATCGAGCTGTTCGGTTTGACCGACGACGAGCCGGAAGCGATGGCGTTCTACATGGCCGAGCAGCTCTCCAAGCGCGGCCTCGCCTACCTACACCTGAACGAGCCGAACTGGGCGGGCGGCGATATCACCTTCCCGGCCGGTTTCCGTGAGCAGATGCGCGAGCGCTTTAGCGGCAGCCTGATCTACTGCGGCAACTACGACGCCGAGCACGCTGAAGCACGCATCAAGGAAAACACCACCGATGCCGTGGCCTTTGGCCGTCCTTACATCGCCAACCCCGATTTGCCGGAACGCTTCCGCGTCAATGCCCCGCTGACCGAACCGAACCAGGAAACGTTCTATGGCGGCGATGAGAAAGGCTATACCGATTACCCATTCATGGATAACGGTTACGACCGCATGAGCTAA
- a CDS encoding TspO/MBR family protein, with protein MFGSLMALLVSLLLVGAAAMTGARFRPDGWYQTLRKPRWTPPDLAFPIAWGILYLLMAIAAWRIYMADDSPLRSASLAVYGAQLLANAAWSWLFFGRKQIGAALVDIVVLLVLITLAIGLFAQVNTFAAWLMVPYWLWVALALALNATILRLNRA; from the coding sequence ATGTTCGGTTCTTTGATGGCGCTGCTCGTCTCGCTCCTGCTGGTGGGAGCTGCCGCCATGACGGGCGCGCGCTTTCGCCCCGACGGCTGGTATCAAACACTGCGCAAGCCCCGCTGGACCCCGCCCGATCTGGCCTTTCCCATTGCCTGGGGTATTCTCTATCTATTGATGGCGATCGCGGCATGGCGGATCTATATGGCGGACGACTCGCCGCTACGCAGCGCGAGCCTGGCCGTCTATGGCGCCCAGCTGCTGGCCAATGCAGCGTGGTCCTGGCTGTTCTTTGGGCGCAAGCAGATCGGCGCGGCGCTGGTGGATATCGTGGTGTTGTTGGTATTGATTACATTGGCCATTGGCCTGTTTGCCCAGGTGAATACCTTCGCCGCGTGGCTAATGGTGCCTTACTGGCTGTGGGTCGCCCTTGCGCTGGCACTCAACGCCACCATTTTGCGGCTCAATCGCGCCTAG
- a CDS encoding cell division protein ZipA C-terminal FtsZ-binding domain-containing protein produces MDTTSLPILLAFTSLLLGVVAVVIFAYVVLPKRRRAKTKAKAKATEAPAPVATPTPPPADEPPPAPTKRTGKVKQHSLFVIFNQPDDTTDARLTEWLRSKGAHYDAIKKVFLIDGQQASNPITVANAFPPGEMPDLLRGETHEPIRGVSLLVKPPLHKRRNQQMHVYVELAKEMNETFSGDMLDADREPASESTYAQIIG; encoded by the coding sequence ATGGATACAACGTCACTTCCCATTCTACTGGCCTTTACCTCGCTGCTACTCGGCGTGGTGGCCGTGGTGATTTTTGCTTATGTCGTGCTGCCAAAACGGCGCCGTGCCAAGACCAAGGCCAAGGCCAAGGCCACTGAGGCTCCCGCACCGGTCGCAACGCCCACGCCGCCTCCTGCGGACGAGCCGCCGCCCGCCCCCACCAAGCGCACGGGCAAGGTCAAGCAGCACTCGCTGTTCGTCATTTTTAACCAGCCGGATGACACCACCGACGCGCGTTTGACCGAGTGGCTGCGGAGCAAAGGCGCCCATTACGACGCCATCAAGAAGGTGTTTTTGATCGACGGCCAGCAAGCGTCTAACCCCATTACCGTGGCGAATGCCTTCCCGCCGGGGGAAATGCCTGACCTATTACGCGGGGAAACCCACGAGCCGATCCGCGGCGTTAGCCTGCTGGTGAAACCGCCGCTGCATAAACGCCGCAATCAGCAGATGCACGTGTATGTGGAACTCGCCAAGGAGATGAACGAGACCTTCAGCGGCGACATGCTGGATGCCGACAGGGAACCTGCCAGCGAATCCACCTACGCCCAGATCATCGGTTAA
- a CDS encoding ABC-F family ATPase: MIATANITMQFGAKPLFENVSVKFNNGHRYGLIGANGCGKSTFMKILGGELEPTSGQVMLDSSTRLGKLRQDQFAYENERVIDTVIMGNAELWKVAAERERIYSLPEMSEEDGMAVADLEVRFAELDGYTAESRAGELLLGLGIPIEQHTGPMSEVAPGWKLRVLLAQALFSDPDVLLLDEPTNHLDINTIRWLEEILKARSSTMVIISHDRHFLNSVCTHMADLDYGEITLFPGNYDDYMTAATAARERQYADNAKKKAQIAELQQFVSRFSANASKAKQATSRARQIDKIKLEDIKPSSRVSPFIRFEQNKKIHRNAVNVDAITKGYDGEPLFKRFSMTVEAGERIAIIGPNGIGKTTLLKTLAGDLRPDAGEVKWTDAAELGIFAQDHADDFANDATLFEWMSQWTKGGEQVVRGALGRMLFSSDDIGKSVKVISGGEQGRMLFGKLTLTNPNVLLMDEPTNHLDMESIEALNLALENYPGTLLFVSHDREFVSSLATRIIDMQPEGIVDFSGSYDDYLRSQGVV, translated from the coding sequence TTGATCGCCACCGCCAATATCACCATGCAGTTTGGGGCCAAGCCCCTGTTCGAAAACGTCTCCGTCAAGTTCAATAATGGCCATCGCTACGGGTTGATTGGCGCGAATGGTTGCGGCAAGTCCACCTTCATGAAAATTCTCGGTGGCGAGCTGGAGCCCACGTCCGGGCAGGTGATGCTGGACAGCAGCACGCGTCTGGGCAAGCTGCGTCAGGACCAGTTTGCCTACGAGAACGAGCGGGTGATCGACACCGTCATCATGGGCAACGCCGAGCTATGGAAAGTGGCCGCCGAGCGCGAGCGCATCTACTCGCTGCCCGAGATGAGCGAAGAAGACGGTATGGCCGTGGCGGACTTGGAGGTGCGCTTTGCCGAGCTGGACGGCTATACCGCCGAGTCCCGCGCGGGCGAGCTGCTGTTGGGCTTGGGCATTCCCATCGAACAGCACACCGGCCCCATGAGCGAAGTCGCCCCCGGCTGGAAGCTGCGTGTGTTGCTGGCCCAGGCGCTGTTCTCCGACCCGGACGTACTGCTGCTCGACGAACCTACCAACCACCTGGATATCAACACCATTCGCTGGCTGGAAGAGATTCTGAAAGCGCGCAGCAGCACCATGGTGATCATTTCCCACGACCGCCACTTCCTGAACAGCGTCTGCACCCATATGGCCGACCTGGATTACGGCGAAATCACCCTGTTCCCCGGTAACTACGACGACTACATGACGGCGGCCACCGCTGCGCGTGAGCGTCAGTATGCCGACAACGCCAAGAAGAAAGCGCAAATTGCCGAACTGCAGCAGTTTGTCAGCCGCTTCTCGGCAAACGCATCGAAAGCGAAGCAGGCCACCTCGCGGGCGCGTCAGATCGACAAGATCAAGCTGGAAGACATCAAACCCTCCAGTCGCGTCAGCCCGTTCATCCGCTTCGAACAGAACAAGAAAATCCACCGCAACGCGGTGAACGTCGATGCCATTACCAAAGGCTACGACGGCGAGCCGCTGTTCAAGCGCTTCTCCATGACCGTGGAAGCGGGCGAGCGGATTGCCATCATCGGCCCCAACGGCATTGGTAAGACCACGCTGCTGAAAACCCTGGCCGGTGACCTGCGCCCTGATGCTGGCGAAGTGAAGTGGACCGATGCCGCCGAGCTTGGCATCTTCGCTCAGGATCATGCCGACGACTTCGCCAATGACGCCACCCTGTTCGAGTGGATGAGCCAGTGGACCAAAGGGGGCGAGCAGGTGGTGCGCGGCGCGCTGGGCCGCATGCTGTTCTCCAGCGACGATATCGGCAAATCGGTGAAGGTGATTTCCGGCGGCGAGCAGGGGCGTATGCTGTTCGGTAAGTTAACGCTCACCAATCCCAACGTGCTGCTGATGGACGAACCCACCAACCATCTGGACATGGAGTCCATCGAAGCGCTCAACCTGGCGCTGGAAAACTACCCCGGCACGCTGCTGTTCGTCAGCCATGACCGCGAGTTCGTCTCCAGTCTCGCCACACGCATCATCGACATGCAGCCGGAGGGCATCGTCGATTTCAGCGGCAGCTACGACGACTACCTGCGTAGCCAAGGCGTGGTATGA
- a CDS encoding sirohydrochlorin chelatase, with protein sequence MRAIFLVDNGSLRPQATHNLRRVAAALSEQLGETVQAASLLHSNKIPAEEVDGIPAITLGPAAERSAEAGATEIVVLPFFFGPSKALTGYLPERMAALQARFPDVTVRVARPLVDELGHNDLRLAKLLADHVRAQLPENDAAKVALVDHGSPIPEVTAVRNRLAGQLSVLLGDEVGCVAVASMERRDGDEYRFNEPLLEDLLDTPEFSSGHVVLAMLFLSPGRHAGEGGDIAEICAAAEHRHRGLTVATTALVGEHAGIVEILHSRLRQAIDGERFLLDMPAQPVKDGEQKP encoded by the coding sequence ATGCGCGCTATTTTTCTTGTCGATAACGGCTCTCTACGCCCCCAAGCGACCCATAATCTGCGTCGGGTGGCGGCGGCGCTGAGTGAGCAGCTCGGGGAAACCGTTCAAGCGGCCTCGCTGCTGCACTCCAATAAAATCCCCGCCGAAGAGGTCGATGGCATTCCGGCCATCACGCTGGGCCCCGCCGCCGAACGCAGCGCCGAAGCGGGGGCCACCGAGATCGTCGTGCTGCCGTTTTTCTTCGGCCCCAGCAAAGCCCTCACGGGGTATTTACCGGAGCGGATGGCCGCGCTACAGGCACGCTTCCCTGATGTGACGGTGCGCGTCGCACGGCCGCTGGTGGATGAGCTCGGTCATAACGACCTGCGTTTGGCGAAGCTGTTGGCCGATCACGTGCGCGCCCAACTGCCCGAAAATGACGCTGCTAAGGTCGCGCTGGTGGATCACGGCAGCCCGATTCCCGAGGTCACCGCCGTCCGTAACCGCCTGGCCGGGCAGTTGAGCGTCCTGCTGGGCGACGAGGTGGGCTGCGTGGCGGTCGCTTCCATGGAGCGACGTGACGGCGATGAGTACCGCTTCAACGAGCCGCTCTTGGAGGACCTGCTGGATACTCCCGAATTCAGCAGCGGCCACGTGGTGCTGGCGATGTTGTTTCTCTCTCCAGGCCGTCATGCCGGTGAGGGTGGTGACATTGCCGAGATTTGCGCCGCCGCCGAGCACCGCCATCGCGGATTAACGGTGGCGACCACCGCGCTAGTAGGTGAGCACGCGGGCATTGTCGAGATTCTCCACTCGAGACTCCGCCAAGCGATTGATGGTGAACGTTTTCTGCTCGACATGCCCGCGCAGCCAGTAAAAGACGGTGAGCAGAAGCCTTGA